The following coding sequences lie in one Cannabis sativa cultivar Pink pepper isolate KNU-18-1 chromosome 5, ASM2916894v1, whole genome shotgun sequence genomic window:
- the LOC133038423 gene encoding uncharacterized protein LOC133038423 has translation MEEVFKAMRDIHPHKAPGRDGLPGLFYRQYWPTIGTEVTKVCLGILNDGIQEQSAFVGDRLIQDNAIIGFESLRCMKTKRFGNGRKMALKLDMSKAYDRVEWNFLRTMMRGLGYEEQWIEKIMRCVESVAFSVLINGEQIGNFQPTRGLRQGDSLSPYLFLLCLEDDSFVFLDAKENECDTMKNILQQYSRLSGQQVNLEKSEVSMGKRISSTMGQDLANRLVSNHAKYLGLPSFVGRRKQEVFELITNLHSLATNFWWGDTKDHKKLHWSTWDKLCRPKEEGGLGFRSLTEFNQALLAKQGWRLIHNPQTLLTLVLKNSYYPNTSFMKAGCPTRASCVWKGICWGRKILKEGARWRVGNGREINVWEDKWLPRPHGATLSQFPDLPPKTKLHKFITWEGNLNMGEITKHFHKDDIPWIQGIPIDLYMEDTLIWPFTPNGQYIVKSGYRVGREMNLNPTRCSDMAAI, from the exons ATGGAGGAGGTTTTCAAGGCTATGCGCGACATTCACCCCCATAAAGCTCCAGGCAGGGACGGATTACCTGGGCTCTTTTACAGACAGTATTGGCCAACAATTGGGACTGAAGTGACTAAAGTTTGCCTTGGAATTCTTAATGATGGGATACAA GAGCAAAGTGCCTTCGTGGGGGATAGACTTATTCAAGACAATGCCATAATAGGATTTGAAAGCCTCCGTTGTATGAAGACAAAAAGATTTGGGAATGGAAGGAAAATGGCTTTGAAGTTGGATATGTCAAAGGCCTATGATAGAGTGGAATGGAACTTTTTAAGAACAATGATGAGGGGTTTGGGCTATGAGGAACAATGGATTGAAAAAATCATGAGATGTGTGGAAAGTGTTGCTTTTTCGGTCCTCATTAATGGTGAACAAATTGGGAATTTCCAACCTACCCGGGGTCTTCGCCAAGGTGACTCGCTATCCCCATAcctttttcttctttgtttgGAAG ATGACAGCTTTGTTTTTCTTGATGCAAAGGAGAATGAATGTGATACTATGAAGAACATCTTGCAGCAATACTCTAGGCTTTCGGGTCAACAAGTAAACTTAGAAAAGTCTGAAGTGAGTATGGGCAAGAGGATTTCATCTACTATGGGGCAGGATCTGGCTAATCGGCTAGTCTCAAATCATGCTAAATACTTGGGGCTTCCGAGCTTTGTGGGGAGAAGGAAACAAGAGGTTTTTGaa CTCATTACAAATCTCCACTCCTTGGCTACTAATTTCTGGTGGGGAGATACAAAAGATCATAAGAAACTCCATTGGAGTACTTGGGATAAATTATGTAGACCCAAGGAGGAGGGAGGTCTTGGATTCCGAAGCTTAACTGAGTTCAACCAAGCCCTTTTGGCCAAACAAGGGTGGAGGCTTATTCATAACCCTCAAACTCTTCTTACCCTGGTCTTGAAAAATAGCTACTATCCTAATACTTCTTTTATGAAAGCAGGGTGTCCTACGAGAGCTTCTTGTGTGTGGAAAGGAATTTGTTGGGGCAGAAAAATTCTGAAGGAAGGAGCAAGATGGAGGGTTGGAAATGGTAGAGAGATTAATGTGTGGGAAGATAAATGGCTCCCGCGGCCACATGGGGCTACTCTTTCTCAGTTTCCCGATCTTCCACCCAAAACTAAACTTCATAAGTTTATAACTTGGGAGGGAAATTTGAACATGGGGGAGATAACCAAACATTTTCACAAGGATGACATCCCTTGGATTCAAGGAATCCCCATAGATTTATATATGGAAGACACTCTAATCTGGCCTTTCACCCCTAATGGACAATACATTGTTAAAAGCGGGTATAGGGTTGGAAGGGAGATGAACCTTAATCCTACTAGATGCTCTGATATGGCAGCGATTTAG